The DNA segment TCAACATCAAGGccatttataaaaacagaGCCGTTATTAAGTCCCACCGATATAGATATACCTTCCGAAATTAAGAAGGAGAAACATAGACATAGAGATGATTCAACCAATGAAGGAAGACGGAAACATAGCCGTGACAGAGAAGAAAGATTGCGGCATAAGTTAGAAAAGATGAGACGGCACAAGCGTGAAAGAAAAAGCCATGATGGCGACGATAGTGGAGGAGAACTGGAAGCCAGTTTGAGACGTGTTACAGCCTGCCCTTGTGGCATCGTGGATTGTTCACATACTTCGAACGTTCCATCAGCTCACGATCTCGTTAATGCTATTGAAAAAGATATGCGAAAGCGATTACAAGATTTGCAAAGACAGTGTGACGAGAAGAGGGCACAGCTGAATGCCTTAACTCCTCCTCTACCGGTTTTATCTACCACCCCAACTCCATCAATGCCCGCATTATCTCCAGACTCCGATAGAGGGTCATCTAAAAAGCGAAAAGTTGGAAGACCCCGAAAAGTATCAAGTCCTGATTCCACTGAAACTATCGTTGCAAAGAAACCTAAATCGAAGAGCAGTCTAGTAGGCTATTTACTCGCTAAAGGTAAACTGAAAGGTGGAATATTGTGTTCACGCAGCGAACCCTCAAGGGAGGATATCAGTCGAACGAGTAAGGTTAGACCCAAGCTAAAAGCTGaaccaattttaaaagtatattctgAAGAAGATGAAAACGACTGGAGCCTAAACAAATCTGCTAGCTCATCAATGGAGAGTTTGAATGAGGTGCGGCAAAAGAATCGTGAGAAGGTTGATAGTTTAGCACGAAAGCATTCAAGAGATGACTTCTCTGAAATCGAATTAGCCATACGCCGTGCAAGTGCTTCAAGTGACAGTGAAAAAGAGAGGCGAAAGGCCAAAAAGAGACGTAAGAGTCATAAATCAAAGGATAGATCGGAACAACCTGTTAAGAATAAAGAACCTGAAGTGGATACTCCTAAACCTGTGATTTCTCGTTGTACTTTAACAGAAGATAAATTAGATTCATCGCCACGAGTACTTACAGCTAGAGGTGGTCTATTTTATGCCGGAAAACTAAGTGCAGTCCAGGCACCTGATGTATACGCTATAACATTAGACGGAGAAAGAGGAAATAAGCCGCATATTCTTTCAAGAGAGGAAACATTGAAAGATGCCGTAAGTACAATTAGTTTGAGATTACCTATTCAATTTATGAAGTTATGAAGCTTATCACTGTTAttatcacattaaaaaatcgaacttcatataaaaataacggaAGTCTTTCTCTTTATTTCAGAGACTAAAGATGGATCTTAAATTTCAGATTTTGGAAGTAAGTCCAACATCAGTGTCGGAACTGCCATCAGGTACCCGAGTGTGCGCGTATTGGTCGCAGCAATATCGATGCCTGTATCCCGGGACCGTTGCTGTTTCATCCCCTGACCCTCATGACGACAAGTTCGTGGCTGTGGAGTTTGATGATGGCGACTCCGGTAGGATAGCAATTGAAGATATACGCTTTTTGGAACCGAACTATCCGATTGTTGGTAAGTTATAACTGCCTAAgactcaaactcaaactcaaaataactattcatatagataaccaagtacatacacttatgaacgtcaacagaaaagatgttaaactgattctaaatttacattgactaccagttctcaaatcaagggcgtagagcggatAGGAAGAACTGAAAAGAATTActccgtcactctttttaatcgcaaaCTTTTGAGTTAtacaaatcaatcccaaggattaagatcgtttaaataatcgtcaaatgtataaaaaatctttattgctTACATTTAACGAGAGTTTGGAATTTGTTCTTTAATTTCGCTTGgtagtttgttgtaaaaacgaatacaatttccatataagcaTTGGTTtttcttctggagcctggttggatTGCGTTATCCCTTTAAAAAGTGAAATTATGCTTTTTAGATTGTTCTGGTTATAAAATTTCCTGGGGGTGTATTTTAAGGGAATAAAGATAATACACATAATAACACTTATTTGTTATCTTATCtatattatgttcattttaatGTCCAAGTCCAATATTACCAAAAACAACACCTGCGTCCTGCGACAAAAACCATGCCCTACTTCCAGGACTAGGTCAAATCAGCTTATgcataataaactttaaaattccTCTGTTTCTtatgtttacttaaaaaataattaatccttttatttttttattttcagaatatGAAAACACGCTCTTCACCCTTGGTAAGCGTCGAAGAAATACAAGTGTAAcagaagataaaaaaaatatagcatcGACAAGTAATGATATAAAACCTGAACCAATACCGGTACAAAAAGAGAAAGAAGACACCGAAGCAAATAAACACAGAGATAGAAAAAAGTTGAAGAAGCacagaaaagaaaaaattaaacgtcTAAGCGAGGACGATCCCACATCAACGGAGTACattaaaaagaagaagaaaaaacacAAATGCTGCGAAGAGCATTGTAAACACAAACGGCATCACAAAAAACACCACAGAAAACACAAGAAAAGACATCATTCGAGCTGCAAAGAACATTCCAGCTCATCAGGTGATGACCATAGACATAAATCGTCATCAGATTACATCGATTCGAACAAATCTAACGAAGATTCAGTTGATTCTAACGAAAAACTGTCGACTTTAATAGCCTGTGAGAAGTCACCAGAGGAAAAGATGAAGACCGTGATTAAAAAGGCGGTTTTGCAGAAGAGTCTGGTTAAGACACCGGTCTTGGACTTCAGTACTATCGGAAAGATCACGTTAAAGAAGGAAGAGCAGAAAGATAATTTGAAAGATAGCGGCATAGGTTTGTTGGACGAGGAGCCCTCCACTTCAACGAATGAATTGATCAAAAAGGTAGGTTTTCCTATTACTTCtgttaaattaaacttgaATTAGTTccattgaaataattgtattcttCATATAGGTTATGAaacgttattaaaaactaagttttgtgcgtttaattttaaagtttatgaaaatatgGTGAAAATTATGGTAGAACTGGTACTAAATCACAAATTGGACTAGGAATATACTCTTTTTAGGAGATTTATCAGAACTACATTATCAAGTaataaaaagtgtaaataacCTCTATCCGAGAATTTTTTCAAACCTGAATCTTTTCAGAAGGTAAAACGACGCACCGTATCCTCATCATCCGACGGTGGCGGGGGAGTGAGCAAGATGGCAGCGTTTCTGCCAGGGGGAGCCTTATGGCGATGGCTGGGACCGCCATACAGACGCACTGCGAGACCCCGTCACAGAAAACTTTTCTATAAGGCTATCCAGAGAGGAGAAGAAACGCTGCAAGTGAGTTCATCTCACTAACAAATTCCTTATTTCTTTATTCACTGTAGATATTTCGACTTTAGCATCTCTATTGTACCTTATTATGATTTCACAAACACTCGACTGCGTATTACAGACTCCAGACTTCTCTTCGACTCGACTTAAGTGTGATAAATTCCCGAACTAACGCGATTTATAACTGCTGTGGACTGGCAATATGTTTTTGAGTACGCTTTTTTGAgcttacataatttaaaataaacgaacacactttttaaaagatatttaatatttttttattaattattacacctTTTAATTGCACTTTGTTACGTAAAGACGTAAACGCCAAATGACGTCACAGGTACAGTTTAAGTACCAGAAGATGTTGATGTTGATAATTTTCAACAATAACATCCGTATTAAACACGTGACGTCAAATTTTTTACAGATTCTgtgataaagaaataaaagtattattttgtgaTCGTaactaagaaataatttatttttgttttcttcatGTTGTAATTAAGACTATGTTATGCATGAGTTTAGATTGTAAAACAcatcatacatttattttagttaaatgtcAATTGTGAAATGGGTAACCTATAATGATATTTCCTCATTACAGGTGGGTGAATCGGCAGTCTTTCTATCCACGGGTCGAGCTGACAGACCGTACATAGGTCGTATAGTGGCTCTTTGGCAGGCAAGGGGAGCTATGGCGGTACGAGTCCATTGGTTCTACCACCCAGAGGAAACAGCTGCCTGCACGCCGCTTTTATTACCGGTTAGTATAATGAATCCgagatattttgttttttttaatacttacatGTTGAAGAAAACTATGCAATTTGCACTTATTTTTACAGTTCAGTATCATATTTTGTTCGAAggtaatattgtaaattgtatttctttGCCACTCATTATGTCCTAGTACCAGCGGTAATGTAATGATGTAACATTTCTGTATGTTATGTGTAAGAACTATGTTGACATGGTTAATGAATGAGCTCAACgtaaaataacataactttGAATAACATAatcaaatttaacttaaaatcaattttaatttaaatttaacgtaTGGAAATCGATTACATGTACCAAGCTGGTTTAGTGgcactttttttttcaataaatgtaGTGTTTTTTAacctaattttaaacttacaaAATTTAACTGAATTGTAATAGTTTCAATAACATACATCATAACAAAtggttttagattttattttactgaacaatcaatattttttttaaacttattgtTTGCGTTTATTGCAGGGTGGTCTATTCGAGTCCCCGCACACAGATGAGAATGACGTGCAAACAATATCACACAAGTGCGAGGTTCTTCCGCTAGTACAATATAAAGAACGCCTAGGCGATGACCCCGCGCGGTACAACACCGTATACGATAACAATGACGTCTATTACCTGGCAGGGCATTACGATCCCACGCAGCAAACACTTCGCATGGAACCGGATATTCCGTTCGCCACATAACCTGCCTGCGAGCCTGGTACTATAAAAGACACGAAATTTGGATAGAGTGCAATTGAACGATCTTaatcgtatatttatttattaatatagttttcttCAACAGATAGTGATTTTAACAATCTCGGTGTTAGTGTTTTTATCAGTAGTCGACTTAGCTTTCAAAATCACATACAGGTGTTAAGAGTACAACGTAGGTTTTCGAGGCTCAATGTGACTTTTTACGGACGTTTTACGTAGACATGTTAGTTACCCTTGTTACGTTTTGTTGGAATGTTGTTTCGGAGGGCCGAGGGGGCTGAGGGGGACGGAAGAGGTCGAGCGatgtgatttatttttatacctgTAACGCTGTAATCTCAG comes from the Pieris brassicae chromosome 4, ilPieBrab1.1, whole genome shotgun sequence genome and includes:
- the LOC123708830 gene encoding protein winged eye isoform X2 — translated: MLGGAAGGARSRPPSDLQQGVARFPLYSLFPNQGSTNRTSIHKVTESLFSTSLSTFGVPTPPPNSPYSPLQLELLNCNRLLLADKDSSKMEEAKLGKCMPESLCCPDQRQIIEGVNMMQPLSIKTEQAKRTCNTCLTNSPKKVIHTDGGCSRTNPVTWLGVGQNVQVQVKREPQHVHMSELVAVKLEQASPGNKPEQPTIPVSLNNGSIPVGIAVARQRVGDAGLLAALSQKDNHRLHDIDTAQTAMTVGVANVLCDDRSAPLAWPTPAPAPTAPLWQYPAQVSMDSMMVGGVGGVGMGSVGGGVSSMGGFQLVRDPSSGALLLLPAPPDLPHTVVWGGMPYPSAPLLLPPAPHPSHHLQLLPGDLLASTATLQHTHTHSTRLVTLAPAPPPQPHPAHVEKRKPIMQPLITPHTLIKIEPEPPQEKPQPTFVQEPQPQPMLTTHLYYQPEFQEQPCRSQATSPAAPPTPPPEAPEVPGHKDASNQTDHIDDEDEQTNQVDEDERDVACIGVAHIPEESNVMQQLQILPPPIDSAEESSSEALASSAVAGAVEKAIDAIENDDTLDNSSSGSHELVIDTGQSSSPQPLPTRPPDDVSGLELLSNSIEQYERTTPGNNMSSLEPVPLTVDTRTSSKLNILIKTSPKSPPRIADVEQRRFDFTSTETCGSQPKPSLDRLGLLCEVILAEQRLMEEGADTVSNRPSTSRPFIKTEPLLSPTDIDIPSEIKKEKHRHRDDSTNEGRRKHSRDREERLRHKLEKMRRHKRERKSHDGDDSGGELEASLRRVTACPCGIVDCSHTSNVPSAHDLVNAIEKDMRKRLQDLQRQCDEKRAQLNALTPPLPVLSTTPTPSMPALSPDSDRGSSKKRKVGRPRKVSSPDSTETIVAKKPKSKSSLVGYLLAKGKLKGGILCSRSEPSREDISRTSKVRPKLKAEPILKVYSEEDENDWSLNKSASSSMESLNEVRQKNREKVDSLARKHSRDDFSEIELAIRRASASSDSEKERRKAKKRRKSHKSKDRSEQPVKNKEPEVDTPKPVISRCTLTEDKLDSSPRVLTARGGLFYAGKLSAVQAPDVYAITLDGERGNKPHILSREETLKDAILEVSPTSVSELPSGTRVCAYWSQQYRCLYPGTVAVSSPDPHDDKFVAVEFDDGDSGRIAIEDIRFLEPNYPIVEYENTLFTLGKRRRNTSVTEDKKNIASTSNDIKPEPIPVQKEKEDTEANKHRDRKKLKKHRKEKIKRLSEDDPTSTEYIKKKKKKHKCCEEHCKHKRHHKKHHRKHKKRHHSSCKEHSSSSGDDHRHKSSSDYIDSNKSNEDSVDSNEKLSTLIACEKSPEEKMKTVIKKAVLQKSLVKTPVLDFSTIGKITLKKEEQKDNLKDSGIGLLDEEPSTSTNELIKKKVKRRTVSSSSDGGGGVSKMAAFLPGGALWRWLGPPYRRTARPRHRKLFYKAIQRGEETLQVGESAVFLSTGRADRPYIGRIVALWQARGAMAVRVHWFYHPEETAACTPLLLPGGLFESPHTDENDVQTISHKCEVLPLVQYKERLGDDPARYNTVYDNNDVYYLAGHYDPTQQTLRMEPDIPFAT
- the LOC123708830 gene encoding protein winged eye isoform X1, with the protein product MLGGAAGGARSRPPSDLQQGVARFPLYSLFPNQGSTNRTSIHKVTESLFSTSLSTFGVPTPPPNSPYSPLQLELLNCNRLLLADKDSSKMEEAKLGKCMPESLCCPDQRQIIEGVNMMQPLSIKTEQAKRTCNTCLTNSPKKVIHTDGGCSRTNPVTWLGVGQNVQVQVKREPQHVHMSELVAVKLEQASPGNKPEQPTIPVSLNNGSIPVGIAVARQRVGDAGLLAALSQKDNHRLHDIDTAQTAMTVGVANVLCDDRSAPLAWPTPAPAPTAPLWQYPAQVSMDSMMVGGVGGVGMGSVGGGVSSMGGFQLVRDPSSGALLLLPAPPDLPHTVVWGGMPYPSAPLLLPPAPHPSHHLQLLPGDLLASTATLQHTHTHSTRLVTLAPAPPPQPHPAHVEKRKPIMQPLITPHTLIKIEPEPPQEKPQPTFVQEPQPQPMLTTHLYYQPEFQEQPCRSQATSPAAPPTPPPEAPEVPGHKDASNQTDHIDDEDEQTNQVDEDERDVACIGVAHIPEESNVMQQLQILPPPIDSAEESSSEALASSAVAGAVEKAIDAIENDDTLDNSSSGSHELVIDTGQSSSPQPLPTRPPDDVSGLELLSNSIEQYERTTPGNNMSSLEPVPLTVDTRTSSKLNILIKTSPKSPPRIADVEQRRFDFTSTETCGSQPKPSLDRLGLLCEVILAEQRLMEEGADTVSNRPSTSRPFIKTEPLLSPTDIDIPSEIKKEKHRHRDDSTNEGRRKHSRDREERLRHKLEKMRRHKRERKSHDGDDSGGELEASLRRVTACPCGIVDCSHTSNVPSAHDLVNAIEKDMRKRLQDLQRQCDEKRAQLNALTPPLPVLSTTPTPSMPALSPDSDRGSSKKRKVGRPRKVSSPDSTETIVAKKPKSKSSLVGYLLAKGKLKGGILCSRSEPSREDISRTSKVRPKLKAEPILKVYSEEDENDWSLNKSASSSMESLNEVRQKNREKVDSLARKHSRDDFSEIELAIRRASASSDSEKERRKAKKRRKSHKSKDRSEQPVKNKEPEVDTPKPVISRCTLTEDKLDSSPRVLTARGGLFYAGKLSAVQAPDVYAITLDGERGNKPHILSREETLKDARLKMDLKFQILEVSPTSVSELPSGTRVCAYWSQQYRCLYPGTVAVSSPDPHDDKFVAVEFDDGDSGRIAIEDIRFLEPNYPIVEYENTLFTLGKRRRNTSVTEDKKNIASTSNDIKPEPIPVQKEKEDTEANKHRDRKKLKKHRKEKIKRLSEDDPTSTEYIKKKKKKHKCCEEHCKHKRHHKKHHRKHKKRHHSSCKEHSSSSGDDHRHKSSSDYIDSNKSNEDSVDSNEKLSTLIACEKSPEEKMKTVIKKAVLQKSLVKTPVLDFSTIGKITLKKEEQKDNLKDSGIGLLDEEPSTSTNELIKKKVKRRTVSSSSDGGGGVSKMAAFLPGGALWRWLGPPYRRTARPRHRKLFYKAIQRGEETLQVGESAVFLSTGRADRPYIGRIVALWQARGAMAVRVHWFYHPEETAACTPLLLPGGLFESPHTDENDVQTISHKCEVLPLVQYKERLGDDPARYNTVYDNNDVYYLAGHYDPTQQTLRMEPDIPFAT